DNA sequence from the Novosphingobium sp. KACC 22771 genome:
AGACCGGCTGGTGATGCTGACGCCCACCAACCCGCAGGGCGAATTGATGCCCGAACGCAAGTTCTGGGTGCATCGCGTTGGCGCCGCCGATGACGATCAGCCCTATGGTCAGGGGCTGGCTCACTGGCTCTATTGGCCAACCCTGTTCAAGCGCAACGGCATCCGCTTCTGGAATATCTTTCTCGATAAATTCGGAACGCCTACGGCCAAGGGCACCTATCCGCGCGGCGCAAGCGGCGATGAAATCAGAAAACTGCTCGCAGCGCTGGGGGCCATTGCCACCGACAGCGGCTTTGTCGTGCCCGAAGGCGTAGCGGTCGAATTGCTCTCTGCGACCCGGTCGGGCACTGCCGACTATCACGAACTCTGCACATACATGGACGGCGCCATCGCCAAGATCGTCCTGTCGCAGACGATGACGACGGACAATGGCTCCTCCCGTTCGCAGAGCGAGACCCATGCCGGTGTCCGCGACGATGTCGTCCAGTCCGACTCGGATGATCAGACCGACAGCTTTATCAATGGCCCCGATGGCAAGGGCGGCCCGGCGCGCTGGTGGACCGATTTCAACTATGGCCCGGATGTCGCCGCCCCCATCGTTCGCCGCAAGGTGGAAGAGGAGGAGGACACCAAAACCACGGCGGAAACCGATAAGACGTTGGGTGAAACCGGCTGGGTCCGCACCGAGGAGAGCTTCCGCGATACCTATGGCGAAGGCTGGGTCCGCAAGGATGATCCGCAGGCGCCGTCAGGATCGCAATCCGCCCCGATCCCGGCGCCTGCCGCGCAGCCGGGCCAGCCCGCAAAACCGGCACCGGCTATTCCCGCCAGCTTCGCGGCCGACGATCCGCGCCCTCTCTATGTTTCGCGCGCGCTGCTCAACACCAGCGACTTTCTGCAATGGGCGCAGCAGCAAGGGTTTGCTTCCACGCTGAGACCCGACGACCTGCATGTCACCGTCATGTATTCCAAGCGCCCGGTAAACTGGTTTGCCATGGGCGATTGGTGCGGAACCAGCGGCCAACTGGTGGTGCCTGCAGGTGGCCCGCGCCTGGTCGAACGTATGGGCACAGAGGGCGCCGTGGCGCTGATTTTCGGCTCGGCCGATCTGCAATACCGCCACCGCCAGATGCGCGATGCCGGGGCCAGTTGGGACTATCCCAGCTACCTGCCGCACGTCACCATCAGCTATGATGCGCGCGGCATCGATCTGGCGAACGTGCAGCCCTATCAGGGCATGCTGGTGTTTGGCCCGGAGCGTTTCGAGGGCTTTCAGTCCGATATGATCGATACGCTGGAGGAAACGCCCACCAGCGCCAGCTTTGCCGAAACCACACCGCCCGCCGTCACCCAGCCGGACGCTGTAGACTCTGTTGTGGACCGCATGATCGCCGCCGATGGCTATCGCGTGGCCGACGCCATGACCGGCCCACTGGTGGACCGCGTCATCGCCGCCAACAGCGAGGCCGAAGCCCGCGCCCTGATCGCATCGGCGCTTGGCATCATGGATGAGGTCCCACTGATACAGGCGCTCGAACGGGCAGGCTTTGCCGTCAAGCTCGATGCCGCCTCGCAACCTGCTCCAACGGATAACGGAGCATGACCGATATCATGATCCGCGAAGGCTCCGCTGCACTGGCGGCTGCATTGATCTCAGCCGGTGGCCACACCGCTGTCGCAGCACGGTTTCGCGCGCCGGTCGGTGCCTCGCGTCTGATCGGCCTTGGTCGGACTGGCCTGTACCAACCGGACCAGCGTCCCATGGTCACTACGGCCGAGCCTTGCCCGAAATGCAGCGTGCGCGGCGATCACCCCAACGGTTGCGCGCATCGGCGCCCAGATCCTGAATGGCTGAACGAAAGGCAAAATCCATGAGCGGTGCAAGCCGGTGCCCGATGTGCGATGGCACCTTTTATCTCGATCATTGCGGCTTCTGCATGGATGTCTGTCCCTGCGCTGGCTTCGCGGCCGAGAGCGCGGCGGCGGATGCAGAGGCCATCTCGGAAGATCAGCAGGGCGAAACGGGCGGCCCTGAAAGCGCGTTGCAATGACCCGGAAACCCGCCAGCATCGCCCCTGAAGCAACCGCCGCCATCGACCGGGCCATTGCCACGCTTCAGGTGCTGAAAACCCACCTGAAGGCCAAGAAGCTGCGCGGTCAGGCCCTCTCTCACCTGCTTCGTGTCGCTCTGGATGAGCTTCGCGAGTTTGAGGGGCCGTTCGACGATATGTTCCATCAGGATCTCGGCGTGGATCTCGCTCGCTATGGCGGCTCTAGCGACTCGGGCGAAAAGCCATGAAAGGCCCGAGTTGGAAACCGCGCGAATGCGTGAATTGCGGGGCGCCGCATCCCAGCTTCAGCCGGGACGGATCGCGCGGGCCTTGGCGCTGCCGCCCTTGTGATGTCCGTGCAGGGACCCCCAGTCCCGCGCCAGATGCTGGCACACTGGCCCCGCAATCTCAGGGGCAAGGATTACTGCTATGACCACCGATGTCCAGACATCATCAGACCTCGCAGCAATTGCGGCCAAACTGACGCCCGCGCAACGCCGTGCAGTGCTGGCCGGTGGGCCGAAATATGGTTCCGGCTATTGGCCGATCCTGAACGCGCTCATGGCAAAAAACATCATGACCAGCGCCGCACGGCGTTATGTCCTTAGCCCGCTGGGCAATCAGGTGCGGGCCTATCTGCAGGAGGCGCAGGCATGAGCGGCCAAACCAGCGACCGGAACTCACGCGGCATCTCGTTCAGTAAACCCATCGATCTTGTCGATGTAGTATGCGGCTATCTCGCCGCCCGCTGTTTTGACGATCCCAGAGACGAAAAAATGCACGTCGAAGGGACTGACCTCGCCGTGAAGCATTTGCGCCTTGAGGCTATCGTCAGCGAATATGAGGCGATGAGCTTTTGGACTAAAGCGATCAATGTAGCCGAGATCACCCTTCTTCGCATCACGCACTTGGTACAGCTTCAATGGCTCGGTCTGAAAGCGCACTTCTTCCACCGGATTTGCCGAGAGAAGGTGACGCCCGTTTTGGATCAACGTGGCAGCCGTGGCCGCATCGAGATTGAATGTCGGGCCAGTGACGATTGTATTGTTATCGCCACACACAAAGGTCGAATTTCCTTTGGAAGCAGGACCAGCAAAGGTCATGACGTTCTTGACCGAGGAACTTGGAAGGCTCTTGGCCTTCGCATCCGTCAATTTGTCGATCCCGTAGTTTGCGATGGTCTTCAGCAAATCAACCCAATGCTCTGCGAAGTATTGAATAGCAGTCGGCCCGATGGGGACGATAGACCCCAAAATTGCGCCCGAGTCCGCCAAAATCGCATCAATGCTACCTTCGGTTATCCGCTCAACGCAGAGATACCCATCCTCATCTCCAGCGAAGCGTCGGTATTCGTTGCCAAGCGCGGCAAGAGAAGCAGTGAATTCGAGAAGTTCGATGGGCCGTTCATTCTCAAACTTGACACGAAATCTTGTAACCGACTCGCCCATTTGTTGAACCTCTCTCAAGCAATCCTACCTACTTTTTATAGCCTGCCCGAACTTTCTGGCAGCTGCAATCCAGACCAAGCCGGATCAATAGGGAAGTCAAATGGCTGACAACCTCGGCTATTCCATCTTCCTCGACCCGAAGGACACCGTGCGCGCATGGGAAATGCGCGGAGCGTTGCAGCCGACCGTCAAATGGTCGGAAATGATGCACGAGCAGCATGCGGTTGCCTTCACGGTGGCCAAGATCGCCAAGCTCGATCTCCTGCGCCAGATCCAGACCTCGCTGGATACCGTTATCCGCGAGGGCGGCACGTTCGAGGGCTGGAAAGCCAATATCCTGCCCAACCTGCAAAGCGCGGGCTGGTGGGGCACCGTGGCCAACAAGGATCTGACCGGCACGGACCAACCGATCACCGTCAACGAGCGGCGCCTGCGCACGATCTATGACACCAACGTCCGCATGAGCCTTGCCTCGGGCCATTGGACGCGCATTCAGTCCCAAAAGGACGTCTTCCCTTACCTGCGCTACCTGCCTTCCACATCTGAGCATAAGCGCCCGCTGCATATGGCATGGTACGGCACCTTGCTGCCGGTTGATCATCCATGGTGGCAAACCCACTTCCCACCCAACGGCTGGTTCTGCAAATGCCATTTTGAGCAGGTATCCGAGCGCAAAATGGCCAAAAAGGGCTGGTCGATCACCCCTGTTGGCGACATCGCCACCGGCCCGGCGCAGCAATTCATACCGGCCTCGGGCAATCCGATCAGCGTTCCGGCAGGTATTGATCCCGGCTTTGGCTTCAATCCCGGCACCGCCCATCTGAGAGCCGTGGCCGACAAGGCCGCAAACTCGATCCAGATGGCCGTTGATGCCGGTCTCGAAACCGCAGCGCGCCAGACGGTGCATGAGATTGTTGCCGATCCTGCCTTCGCTCAATTCGTGGCAATCCCGCAGCTTCCCTTCCCGGTTGCCGTGATTGGCCAAGCCGAAAAGGCTGCGCTCAACTCCAATGCGTGGACCATTCTGCTGTCAAAGGACACTATGGCCAAGCAGGACTCTCATCACGAAGAGCTGACCTTGGACGACTATCGCCAGCTTCCCCAGATCGTGGAGACTGGATTTAGCGAGCAGCAAGACGCCGGGCGCATGCGCTATTTCTGGAAGGACGACGAGGGCAAATGGTGGCGAGCGGCGATCAAGAGCACGGCCAACAAGCTGGAACTGTTCGTGGCGAGCCTTCACCGTCTCAATGAGAAGGAAGGACGCAAGCTCAATATCAAGTATGGGGATAATAACGATGCGCGGTGAGGTGTCCCGGTTCCTCACATGGCGCTCCGGCCCATTACTGGCCCGTGCTACGGCAGGGACTGTCACCGTGTCGCGCGCATCGCACGGTGCACATACCATCGCGCACCTCAACAAGCAATTCGCCGCCAGTGGGCGGGGGATGGGGCGCGTCAACGCCCCAAGCCGACGGCTTGCACCCGTCATGATCCGGCAAGCGCTTGCCGAAACCATCCCGCCATCCAACGCTGGACGGCGTGAACACATAGAGAACAAAGTGAGAGAGTCGAGTCCTATTTTTCACCCGGTGCATGCGGGTGACATTGCCGTTTCAACCCCTTTGCAACCCGTCAGACCTGCCCTGCCAGCCGCAGGCTATATCGGGGGAAAGCGCAATCTAGCCGGGCGGCTGGTAAAGCGTATAGCGACCATTCCCCATACTACCTATGCCGAGGTTTTCGTGGGCATGGGCGGTGTCTTCCTGCGCCGCAACGCCCGCCCCAAGGTCGAGGTCATCAACGACTGGTCAGGCGATGTTTCCACCTTCTTCCGGGTGCTGCAGCGGCATTACGTGGCCTTCGTCGACATGATGCGGCATCAGATCACCAGCCGTGCCGAGTTTGAAAAGCTGGCTGCGATGCCGCCTGATAGCCTCACCGACTTGGAGCGTTCGGCCCGGTTCCTTTATCTCCAGCGACTGTCGTTCGGCGGCAAGGTGGTGAGCAGGAGCTTTGGCGTCGATCCGTCCAACCCGGCCCGCTTCGACATCACCAAGATCGTGCCGATGCTGGAGGCGATCCACGAACGCATGGCCGGGGTAACGGTCGAGCGGCTCCCGTGGGCCGAATTCCTCACCCGCTATGACCGGGAGGCCACGCTCTTCTATCTCGATCCGCCCTACTATTCGAACGAGGGCGATTATGGCCGGGATATGTTCTCCCGCGATGATTTCACCTTGATGGCAGAGCGGTTGCGGGGCCTGAAAGGGCGCTTCATCCTGTCGCTCAATGATCGGCCCGAGGTCCGCCAGATCTTTGCAGGCTTCGATATCGAGGCTGTTACCACGACCTATTCTGTTGGCGGTGGAAGCAAGGCGCAAAAGGCCGGGGAGGTGATTATCTCGAACGCCTGATCCGGCTGATTTTCAGTTCCCACTTTTCCATTTTTCTGTTCCCAGTTCGACAATCCCTGATCCCCTGCAATCTGCAGCTTAAAACCGCAGAAATCGGGCATTTGGGGAAAGTGGGAACCGTGTTGTCGGATAAGTGGGAACTGGCTCTTTGAAAATGGCGGTTTTCTGCCGATCTGGTTTTGATGTTGCCCCAACTTCGTCAGGCCATTTCCACAGATCGCGACAAAAATTCCTCAGCCGGGTTTTGCGCGCCGCCGACATAGAAAAACGCCCGATTTCCGGGGCCTTCATCCCATTATGGCCTCAGAATGTCCCGGAATATCCCGGCACTTCCAGTTCCCATATTAATGTCGCGTCACAGGGTGTGCTCTAAACTACCATAGGCTCACAGGGCATAGGAAAACTGCGTTGTTTGGCACATCCTGGGTGTCCAGGGCAGATTTGCTTACGTACGAAGTTCGTACGAAGCTGCCGTCACTCCACGAATCTGAGCGGCGGAAATCCTAAATTTCCCGGAGATCTGCTAGAACTCTGACCCCGTAAATTGTCGTGAGTTTCTGCATTGAAACGTTGGAGAGATTTCTCTCAATCCAGCCATAAAATCCTGTTATTTTGGGATTTTATGGTGGGCGCGGCAGGGATTGAACCTGCGACCCCACCCGTGTGAAGGGTGTGCTCTACCGCTGAGCTACGCGCCCGCTGGCTTCGTTTCGGCTTCGTTGTGAAGCGTCTCCGTTGCCGGGAGCCGCGCCTCTAAAGGGGTTTGTTTGCGTTGACAAGTGGGTAATGCAATTTATTTCACGCAGCCATGACTGACACCGAAAACACTTCCGTCGAATCGGGCGATACCCCGCCCGATCGCCTTGCCATCAACCCCAAGAGCCCGTTTTTTGACGCGGACAAGCTGCAGCGCGGCATTGGCATCCGATTCAAGGGCGTGGTGCGCAACAATGTCGAGGAATATTGCATTTCCGAAGGCTGGGTGCGCGTTCAGGCCGGCAAGAGCTTTGACCGCAAGGGCCAGCCCCTGACCATCAAGCTGAACGGCCCGGTCGAGGCCTGGTACGAGGATCTGGGCGACAATCCGCCCATCGCGGCGGCCTAAAGGGCCAACCGAAAAAGGTCCGGGCGCAAACCCGGACCTTTCCCATCGACTGCTACTTCGAATCTTTTAAAAAATTCAGCGGCGCGAATAGGCCGCGATGATCGCCCCGATGGGATCGCCCAGATAATGGCTCAGCGCAGAGCCATGATCGGCCCCGATATAGGATTTGCGGGCCGCGACCTGCGCGGCGGGGCTGTTGTAGATAAAGCCCGCAATTGGCCAATGCGTCGTGCCCAACCCGCCCAGCGGCTGATACCACACGCGCACCTCGCTCCAGTCATTGCGCGCCGAAACGTCCATGGCCAGCACATTGTCCTCGATCTGGCCGCGCTCGCCGCCCAGCGGGCTCCAATTGGCATGGCGCACCAGCACCCGGCGCGAATCGAGGATCCGGCTGACCGTGGCCACATGGCCCAGCACCATCGGCCCATAGGGTTTGAACGCCATCACCGCGCCCACGCGCGGGGCAAAGCCGCGCTGATAGCGCCCGGCGGCCTGATCCCACCACGTATGCGCATCGCCGCGCAATTGAATGCCCGACACGCTGCGCGCATAGGGCACGCATTGCAGGAAAGTGGTGCTGGGGGCGGCCACGACGCGCTGGCTGCGAGGTATGATGCGCCCATTCTGATTCGCCAGATCGACAAAGGCGACCGAAAAGCGCGAAGTCCCTGAGCGACCCGCATTCTCGGCCCGGCCTGCCGCGTCGGCGGGCAAGGCACCACCAGCCGCCATCGCCCACAGCCCGATCAGCGCCGTGGCCAAAGCCTTTGCCATGGTCCTGCCCGGCGTTTTGCTGATGGGGTGTTGCGTCATGCAAAGAAACTACGTCGCCACAGGTTATGGCACTGTCGCAAGGTTTGGTTACCTGACCCGTAACCTTTGGCCTGATTTATACCTATGACGCCGATGGGCCGCGATGGGCGGCAAAAGCGCGCCATTTCGGGGCGAGGGCGCCAAATCTGCGCCGTTTTGCTTGCCAAATGCGCGCTCTTGTGAGCAGGGCTAACGGCATGTCCCGTCAGATTATCATTATTGGCCGACCCAATGTCGGCAAATCAACCCTGTTCAACCGCCTCGTGGGCAAGAAGCTCGCGCTGGTGGATGACCAGCCGGGCGTGACTCGCGACCGTCGTTTTGGCGAGGCGAGTCTGCTGGGGCTGGATTTCACCATTGTCGACACCGCCGGGTGGGAGGACGACGATCCCTCCAGCCTGCCGGGCCGCATGCGCGCCCAGACCGAGGCCAGCCTTGAGGGCGCGGATATCGCGCTTTTCGTGGTCGACGCGCGCGCCGGCATCACGCCGCTGGACGAGGAAATCGCCCGCTGGCTGCGCGAACAGACTGTTCCGGTGATCCTTTGCGCCAACAAGGCCGAAGGGCGCGCGGGCGATGGCGGCCTCTATGAGGCGTTCAGCCTTGGCATGGGCGACCCCGTTCCGATCAGCGCCGAGCATGGCGAAGGCATGGGCGACCTGTTCGAGGCGCTGCTGCCCTTCTTTGAGGGCGACGAGGAAGAGGAAGAGTTTGAACCCTTCGATCCCGACGATGAGGATGCGCTCAACGCCGCCCCTCTGAAGCTGGCAATTGTGGGCCGCCCCAATGCGGGCAAGTCCACGCTGATCAACGCCCTGTTGGGCGAGGATCGGTTGCTGACCGGGCCGGAGGCGGGGATTACCCGCGATTCGATCGCGATCGACTGGGTCTGGATGGACCCGGAAACGCATCTGGAGCGCCCCGTCCGCCTGATCGACACCGCTGGTATGCGCAAAAAGGCGTTGGTGGTCGAAAAGCTGGAGCGCATGTCGGTGGCCGACGCGCGCCGTGCGATCGACTTTGCCGAGGTGGTCGTGCTGCTGCTCGACGCGACTCGCGGGCTGGAGCATCAGGATCTGAAAATCGCCAGCATGGTGCTGGAAGAAGGCCGCGCCCTGATGATCGCCATCAACAAATGGGACGTGGCAGAGGACGCCTCGGGCCTGTTCAACGGCATCAAGGCGGCGCTGGACGATGGTCTGGCGCAGGTGCGCGGCCTGCCGCTGATGAGCGTTTCGGCGCGCACCGGCAAGGGGTTGAACCAGATGATCGCTGCGGCCTTCAAGCTGCGCGCGGCATGGAGCAAGCGCGTGCCGACCGCCGCGCTCAACCGCTGGTTCGACGATGCGCTGGCCGCCAATCCGCCCCCGGCGCCCGGCGGCAAGCGGATCAAGCTGCGCTATATCACCCAGGCCAAAACCCGCCCGCCCGGCTTCGTGCTGTTCGGTACGCGTCTGGATGATTTGCCGATGTCGTATCAGCGCTATCTGATCAACGGTATCCGGCGCGAGCTTGGCTTTGACGCGGTGCCGGTGCGTTTGACATTGCGCACGCCGAAGAATCCCTTCGCGACCAAGAAATAACAAAAAGGGCTGCTCCTCAATCGGGGGCAGCCCTTTTTATACGGCCAAAGCTGTCTGTCTTAACGGCCGCGCCCCTTGGGCGAGGCAAGGGCGAGGGCCGCCCCTTGCGAATTGCCCGAAGCCTTGTTCTGGGCCGGCTGGGCCGGAACCGTCTGGGGCAGATTGCCGGCGTGGGCAAAACAGGCGCCGCCGCTCTTGCGGATCGCGGCGCATTTGCTGGTCGCGGCCGAGGCGTTGAACCCGCGCACCGAAACGCGCCAGAACTGGCGATCCTCGATCATGGCCTTGGTGACCTCGACATCGGCGGCGGCAAAGGACTTTTCCCGGCTCAAAAAGGCCTTCTTGGCGCGCATGGCGTTCTTTTCCGAAAGGAACGCGCCCAATTGCACGACATGCGTGCCGGACGGGCCGCGCATGTCGGGGCTGGCCGTTTCGGTGGCCGGTGCGGTCTTGAACCTGACCTTGGCGCGCGGCGTATGGACGGCCAGCGCAACGGGACGGGCCGTCGAGACGGGCACCGGAATGGCATGGAACACCGGCGCAGGCGGGGCGATGGTTTCGGCCACAGCCGCAGGTTGCGTCTGGGTGAGGGCGGGCAATTCGGCCGCGGGGGCCGATTCGGCCGAGGCGACGGGCGCGCTCTGGACCGGCGCGCTCTGGACCGGGGCTTCGGCAGAGGCCGATTCGGTCGGAGCCGGATTGACCGGCGTCTCGGCAGGCGTTTCGACCGGCGCAGCCGCGGCCACGGCAGGAGCCGCCATCGGCGCGGCTTCGGCTGCCGCCATCTGCACCGGGCTTTCGCTCTTGTTGAGCGCCAATTGCATAGGCTGACCCGCATCATTGGCCATTTCAACGCCCAGCAGGCTGGCCACACGCTGGCGACTGGCCTCGGGGCGGGCGGCGGCGGCCCATTCGGTCATGCGTCCGTCCACCTTGTCGGCGGGCAGGTCCATGGCAACGATCGTGCGCGATTCGGCCCAGCGCCCCGCCAGTGCATAGGCATAGGCCAGATTCGCGCGCAGCTTGTCGCTCTTGTCGCCCGCGCGCAGCGCATCGGCCAGCAGCACGCTGCCCTTGTCGCCTTCGCCCGCCAGCGCCAGCGCCAGACCAAGGTCGGCCACGGGAATCACATTATTGCCGCTTTCCAGCGTGGCCAGCGCGGCATTGTTCTGGCCATTGCCGATCTGGGCCAGCGCCAATGCCAGCAAGGTGCGGCCCGAAGCATCGCCCAGCGCCACCGCATCGGAAAGCGCGGTGGTGGCCGATTGAAACCGCCCGTTTTTCAAATAGACGCGGCCCAGGGCGGCGCGCAGCGAGGCATCACGCGGGCTCTGCGCCACCGATGCCTCGGCCAGCGCAACGCCGCTGTCGCCATGCGCCTTGGTCACTGCCGCCTCAACCGCTTTGGGCTTGGCCTTGGCGCGGGCCAGCGCGGGCTGGGCGGTTGCGCCCAGAGCAAGCGCCAGAGTCAGGGAAACAGGCAAGGCGGCGTTAAGCGAAAAAGAACGGCGCGCGATCATGGTCGGCTCCTGCAACGGTTTACGGGCGCGCAACGCAGACAATCCGATGCAATGATGTTGCCAATGTCATCGGGCGGGCCTGCATGCGCATCCCGACCACATGGTGGGATTTCTGGGAAAAACTTCGCAGATCGTTCCTAAATTTAAGTTAACGGGACGGTAGTAACCCGCGTAGTAAACACGGATCCGACCAAGGCATTACGGGGCTTTTTTCGCGTTACCGCTTTGGCCCAAGGTTTACCGGAACAGTATTGGCGGCGCCGTTTTTGCCGCAAGGGGATCGGACGATGAGTTTGTCTTTGATGCGCAAGGGTTTGGTCGTTGCAGGCTTGCTGGGCGCGGCGGTATCGCTGCCCGCCTTGGCCGACGTCAAGGCCGGTGCCGATGCGTGGCAGAGGGGCGATTTCCCCGCCGCGATTCGCGAATGGCAACCGCTGGCCGATAAAGGCGATCCTGACGCGCAGTTTAACATGGCGCAGGCCTATAAGCTGGGGCGCGGCGTGCCGCAGGATCTGACCCGCGCCGAAATGCTTTATGCAAAAGCGGCCGCGCAGGGTCACCTTCAGGCGGGCGACAATTACGGGCTGCTGCTGTTTCAACGCGGGCAACATGCCGCCGCGCTGCCCTATATCCGCGCCGCATCGGACCGGGGCGATCCGCGCTCGCAATATCTGCTAGGGCTGGCTTATTTCAATGCGGACGGGGTGAACAAGGATTGGGTGCGCGCCTATGCGCTTGAAAACCTTGCCGCCCAGCCAACCTCGGGCGCGCCGGGCCTGCCGCAGGCCAAGGCGGCGTTGAGCGAAATGGACAAATATGTCGCCATTGAGGACCGCCAACGCGGGATCTCGCTGGCGACGGAACTGGCCGCGCAGGTCGAGGCGAATCGCCAGCGCCAACTGGCCGCCGTTGATCTGGGCACCCCTAATCCGCCCGTTGTGCCTGCGCCGAGCCGTGCGGTGCCGACCGGCATGGCGGGCACTATGCGCGCGGCCGCCATGGCCCCGCGCGAATCGGCGCCTGTCATGGCCTCGCGCGGATCAGCGCCCTTCAAGGGAAGTGAGCCGGCGCCGCGCCCGGTGATGGCGGCCGATGCGCCGGTTGGTTTGCCGCCCGCGCCTGCGCCAGCGCCAGCGCCTGCCTCGGCGCCAAAGCCTGTCGCCGCGCCCCGGCCTGCGGCCCATGCCGCCGTGGGCGGGCCGTGGAAATTGCAGCTTGGCGCCTTTGGCGTGGCGGGCAATGCCGATGCGCTCTGGGCGCGGGTGAAATCCATGCCCGAAATCGCCGGACATCCCCGCGCCAATGTGCCCGTGGGCAAGGTCACGCGCCTGCTGGCCACAGGTTTCAGCGAGGAAGCTGCGCAAAACGCCTGTCGCAAGCTGACGGGGGCGGGTCTGTCCTGTATGGCGGTCAAGGATTGACGGCGTTCGAGGACTGACGATTTTGACGATGGCGGGGCGCGAGCGGATCATTTCGCTCGATCTGGTGCGCGGATTTGCGGTGCTGGGGATTGTGGCGGTCAATGTGGCGGGCTTTGCCGGGCCGCGACTGGCCACATTGACGCCCGCGCATCTGATCGTGGCGGGCGGCGGCTTTGCCTATGCGCCCGCCGACCCGCTGGACGAGGCGGTGTTTGCCGCGATCCTCGTCCTGTTTGAAGGCAAGATGCGAGCGCTTTTCACCATGCTGTTCGGCGCCTCGATGCTGCTGTTTATCGAGCGGGCCGAGGCGGCGGGGCGCAACGGCCTTGCGCTTCAGGCGCGGCGGCTGGGCTGGCTGGCGCTGTTTGGCTATCTCCATTACGTGCTGTTGTGGTGGGGGGATATTCTGTTCCTCTATGCGGCCTGCGGTTATGTCGCGCTGGGGCTTTGCGTGTTTTCCAATCGCGCTCTGATGATTGGCGCGTTGGCGGGGTTTATGCTCTGGGCGGTGATGGGGGCCTTAAATGGCCTGCCGCTGGTGCTGGCCGAGGAGCATATGCGTCTGGGCATCGCCAGCGCGGCCGATACGGCCATATTGAAGCCCGCCCTGGCGGACAGCATGGCGATGCTGCGCGGCGATGTGGCGCAGGCGCATCTGGGCTTTATGGCGATGGCCCATGACAAGTTGGTCCACGCGCCGGGCTGGCCTTTCGTCATGCTTTTTGCCAGCTTTGGCGAGACTTTGCCGCTGATGCTGATCGGCATGGTGCTGTATCGTGTCGGTTTTGCCCAAGGGCTGGCCTCGCGGCGGGTGCTGTGGGGCGTGGCAGCGCTTGGGTTGGCGCTGGGCCTGCCGATGGCGCTGGGCATGGCGTGGTGGGCGTGGGAGCGTCATTTCCCCCCGGTGGCGATGGGCGAGCTGATGGCCAATTGGGCCGCGCCGCAACATCTGCTGCTGGCTCTGGCCTATTATGCGCTGATGCTGCTGGCCGCGCCCTGCCTGCTGCGGAGCGGTTTGGGCGCGCGGATGGTCGCGGCGGGGCGGATGGCCTTTTCCAATTATATCCTGACCAGCGTGGCGCTTTCGGTGCTGTTCTATCGCGTG
Encoded proteins:
- a CDS encoding tetratricopeptide repeat protein, encoding MIARRSFSLNAALPVSLTLALALGATAQPALARAKAKPKAVEAAVTKAHGDSGVALAEASVAQSPRDASLRAALGRVYLKNGRFQSATTALSDAVALGDASGRTLLALALAQIGNGQNNAALATLESGNNVIPVADLGLALALAGEGDKGSVLLADALRAGDKSDKLRANLAYAYALAGRWAESRTIVAMDLPADKVDGRMTEWAAAARPEASRQRVASLLGVEMANDAGQPMQLALNKSESPVQMAAAEAAPMAAPAVAAAAPVETPAETPVNPAPTESASAEAPVQSAPVQSAPVASAESAPAAELPALTQTQPAAVAETIAPPAPVFHAIPVPVSTARPVALAVHTPRAKVRFKTAPATETASPDMRGPSGTHVVQLGAFLSEKNAMRAKKAFLSREKSFAAADVEVTKAMIEDRQFWRVSVRGFNASAATSKCAAIRKSGGACFAHAGNLPQTVPAQPAQNKASGNSQGAALALASPKGRGR
- a CDS encoding SPOR domain-containing protein, coding for MSLSLMRKGLVVAGLLGAAVSLPALADVKAGADAWQRGDFPAAIREWQPLADKGDPDAQFNMAQAYKLGRGVPQDLTRAEMLYAKAAAQGHLQAGDNYGLLLFQRGQHAAALPYIRAASDRGDPRSQYLLGLAYFNADGVNKDWVRAYALENLAAQPTSGAPGLPQAKAALSEMDKYVAIEDRQRGISLATELAAQVEANRQRQLAAVDLGTPNPPVVPAPSRAVPTGMAGTMRAAAMAPRESAPVMASRGSAPFKGSEPAPRPVMAADAPVGLPPAPAPAPAPASAPKPVAAPRPAAHAAVGGPWKLQLGAFGVAGNADALWARVKSMPEIAGHPRANVPVGKVTRLLATGFSEEAAQNACRKLTGAGLSCMAVKD
- a CDS encoding DUF418 domain-containing protein, encoding MAGRERIISLDLVRGFAVLGIVAVNVAGFAGPRLATLTPAHLIVAGGGFAYAPADPLDEAVFAAILVLFEGKMRALFTMLFGASMLLFIERAEAAGRNGLALQARRLGWLALFGYLHYVLLWWGDILFLYAACGYVALGLCVFSNRALMIGALAGFMLWAVMGALNGLPLVLAEEHMRLGIASAADTAILKPALADSMAMLRGDVAQAHLGFMAMAHDKLVHAPGWPFVMLFASFGETLPLMLIGMVLYRVGFAQGLASRRVLWGVAALGLALGLPMALGMAWWAWERHFPPVAMGELMANWAAPQHLLLALAYYALMLLAAPCLLRSGLGARMVAAGRMAFSNYILTSVALSVLFYRVGLFGRMGEGAQMLVVLTVWVAMLGWSKPWLGHFRQGPLEWLWRSLVERRALPFKRSAPGV